The nucleotide sequence GGTGTCCGGTCGCAAGGGGGGAGCGGGACCCTCCGACCACAAGGCCGCGATCGTGGATGGTACGACCGTGATGGTGCCAGTGTTTACAGGAACCGCCTCCCAGTCCCCCTACAGCTCCAGAGCAATTCCTCAACCCCAGGCCAACCGAGAAACTCCCACCGCCACCCTGACTAAGGCTGGCGAGGCGATCGCCACCGTTCAGTTCCCCCCCGAGCCCGAGTTTTACAGTCTGACCACTGCGGATGGCATTCCCTATCGAAAAATCGCCCTGCTGCACGGTCGAGATGTGCTGGCTACGACCGTCTTGCAAACTTGTATTCGCTATGGCGATCGCGACACTGCCTGCCAATTTTGTGCCATTGGCGAGTCTCTCGCCAGCGGGCAAACGATCGCGCGCAAAACACCCGAACAATTGGCGGAAGTGGCGGAGGCAGCGGTGCGGCTGGATGGGGTGAAGCATTTGGTGATGACCACCGGTACCCCGAACGGTCGCGATCGCGGCGCAGCCTATTTAGCCGACTGTGCCCGTGCCATTAAAGCGAGGGTGAATCTGCCCATTCAAGCCCAGTGCGAACCCCCGGACGATTTTGTCTGGTTCGAGCGTATGAAAGCAGCGGGCATCGACAGCTTGGGTATGCATTTGGAGGCCGTTTCTGCCGGGGTGAGAGCCCGCATTATGCCCGGAAAAGCGGAGGTTTCGGTGGAGACCTATATGGAGGCATTTGCCGCCGCAGTGAAGGTGTTTGGCTGGGGGCAAGTGAGTACTTACCTACTAGCAGGTTTGGGAGACAGTTTGGAGACTCTCGTGGAAACCAGCGATCGCCTCATTGCACTGGGGGTCTATCCCTTTGTGGTGCCCTTCGTGCCCATTTCCGGTACGCCGCTGGCCAACCATCCCGCCCCCAAGAGTGACTTTATGTATTCCCTTTACGAGGCGATCGGCCCCAAATTACAGGCAGCGGGCATGACCTCCGACTCAGTCAAGGCAGGATGCGCCAAATGTGGTGCTTGCTCGGCCTTATCTACGTTTGAGTCTTAACTCAACGATCGCGATCGCTCGAACATCCCGTTCAAGTTTCTGACTCCTTTCACGCTCATGGCTCAACTCAGCTACACTTTCGAACTGGCCCAATCCCCCGAACACCTGCGGGGATATTTCAACTTGCGCCAGTCGATCTTTTGCGACGAGCAACAGCTTTTTAGCCACAGCGATATCGATCGCACGGACAATATTGCCTATCCCATCGTGGCGCTCGATCGCGACTGGGTGGCAGGCGATCGCGTCGTGGGCGTCGTGCGCATTTACGAAGCAGAACCGCGCCTGTGGTACGGCGGACGCTTGGGCGTCCATGCCAGATTTCGCCGCCGGGGACGAATCGGTCAAGGGCTGATTCAGAAAGCCGTGACCACTGCCAATGCTTGGGGATGCGATCGCTTTCTGGCCACCGTGCAATGGCAAAACGTCCGCTTCTTCCGCCGCCTCCATTGGACTTCTCTGGAAGAAATCGCGCTCTGCGGCCAGCGCCATCACCTGATGGAAGCCGACCTCAACTACTATCCCCTTAACCCCGCACCTCGCATGCCCCAGCCCCTCGTTCTAGCCGAGGTGTCTTAGTGCTAGCCGCTGTTGTGGAGCAAGTGCGTCAGTCGTTCGGCCTTCGGCAAAAACAGGATATTCAATGGGCTGCTCGCTATCTTGCTTCGACCTCTCGCGGGATCGCGATGGGGGATGACTGTGCGGCGATCGCCGATGGCGACTCCTATTTGCTGCTAGCCGCTGAGGGTCTGTGGCCGCAGTTCGTCAGCGATGAACCCTGGTTTGCCGGCTGGTGTGGGGTGATGGTGAATGTCAGCGATATCTATGCGATGGGGGGCACCCCGATCGCTGTTGTGGATACCCTGTGGTGTCAGAGCCCTGCTGCTAGCGCTCCCCTCTGGGAGGGGTTGCGAGCTGCCGCTAATGCCTATGGCGTCCCGATTGTGGGGGGGCACACCAACTGTCACAGTCCTTATGATGGCCTGTCAGTGGCGATCTTGGGCCGAGCCACCCACCCCATTTCCAGCTTTACAGCGCGGCCAGGGGACTGTCTGATGGTGGCCGTCGATTTGCAGGGGCAGCGGTTCAAACGCTATCCCTTTTGGAATGCAGCAACGCAGGCCGATCCCGCTCGCCTGCGATCGCAGTTAGCTCTGTTGCCCCAACTGGCCGAGATGGAACTGTGCAATAGCGGTAAAGACATCAGTATGGGGGGCGTTTTAGGCACGGCGCTGATGTTGCTGGAAGCCTCGCGGGTGGGTGCGGACCTGAGCATGGAGGCCATCCCGCGCCCATCCGATATACCCCTGTCGGAGTGGTTGCACTGTTTCCCCAGCTACGGTTTTTTGTTGAGTGTCAGTCCCCCAAATGCCCCGACTGTCAGGGACTTGTTTTTGCAGCAGGAGTTGAGTTGCGAGGTTGTCGGCACGGTTGCGGGCGATCGGCAGGTGTGCCTCCACTCAGGTCAGCAGTCGGCGCTGTTGTGGGATTTCGAGCGAGAAGCCCTGACGGGATTTGCGGGGGAGTCCTGCCCGTGACCCCTTTGCGAATTGCCCTGCTCACCTATTCCACTCAACCTCGGGGCGGCGTCATTCACGCGATGGAACTGGCAGAAGCTCTTTATACCCTCGGACATTCAGTTTGTCTATTTGCCCTCGATAAAACTGGCGCTGGCTTCCCCCGTCCCCTCAACTGCGAGGCGGTCTGTGTCCCTGCAGCGCCTGCCCCCTCAGATATCGGCGAACTGGTGCAGTGGCGCATCCGAGAATATGTGGACTATTTCACAAAATGCGATCGCCCTTTTGACTGCTACCACGCCCAAGACTGTCTTAGTGCCAATGCTTTGGTTGCTCTGCGCGATCGCCAGATCGTCCCCCATGTCATCCGCACCGTTCACCACATTGACGAGTTCAACAGTTCCTATCTGAGGACCTGTCAAGATCGGTCGATTTTAGAGGTCGATCGCTGCTTCTGCGTGAGTGAGTACTGGCAGCAGCAGTTGCGCGTCCATTACGGGGTGGAAGCCCTCCAAGTGGCAAATGGCGTCAATCTAAAGCGATATTCCCCTCAACCCAGCGGGCGAGAATCTGCTTTAAAACAGCGCTTGGGAATGTCACAATCCCCTATTTTTCTGACCGTCGGCGGCATCGAACCCCGCAAAAATTCCATTCGGCTCCTGCAGGCATTTGCCCGGGTGTTGCAGCAGCATCCCCAAGCTCAATTGGCGATCGCGGGCGGAGCGACGTTATTTGACTACGAAGCCTATCGCCAGGAGTTTTTTGCCGAAGTCGAGCGCTTAAAGATTTCCGTCGGGCAATCGCTCCTCTTGCCGGGACCCATTGCCGATGCAGACATGGCCGATCTCTATCGCTGTGCGGATGTGTTTGTGTTTCCGTCGCTGAAAGAAGGCTGGGGGCTGGTGGCGCTGGAGGCGATCGCTTCTGGTTTACCGGCGGTCACCTCCAATCGCCCTCCCTTCACAGAGTTTCTCGATCGCGATCGCGCCCTGTTAGTCGATCCGGAATCGCCCGAGGCGATCGCTGAGGGGATGTGCAGAGCCCTCGATGCTACAGTCTGCCAATCTCTCATCCAGCACAGCCAAGCGGTTGTCCGACACTACAGTTGGGCAACCTCCGCCCAGCTCCACCTCCGCCACTATCGACAAGTTCTCAGCGAATTTGCTAAAGGAGTCAGTCATGCCAGAAATGCAATTTAAAGTGGAATGGCCGGATAGCGAGCAGGAGATCTACTACTCCCCATCGTTGGTGATTAAAGACTATTTCTCATTAATGACCGACTATTCCGTTGATGAGTTTCTAGAACGCTCCCGAAGCGCTTTAACGATCGCTAGCGATCGCGTTCGAGCGAAATATGGATTTCCCTGCGGTCGAGCTCTCGGCGAACTCCGACGGATTGAGGGAGCTTGCGATCGCTGTAGCGATCGCGCCAACGGTACGGTACGAATCATCCAATTTATTGAATGAGAACAATAGCTAAGAAAGTCTATATTTACACCCAATCTTCTACAGAAACAGGGTGTAGTCAACCGAAAAGAGTTGACCGAGCGATCGCGCCTGCTGCTTCGATATCTCGCGCTTTCCCTGAATGACCTCCGATACGACTCCGCTAGAGCCAATAACGCCAACTAGATCTGCTTGCCGACAACCTCTTTGTTCCATAAAAAATTGCAGCATAGCATGAGGATCGGCATTATCAATAGGATAATTAATCTCTTCGTACTGTTCGATTAGATTAACCAATAGATCGAATAGTTCAGATTCTGAATCGGACAAGTCTTTGCTCATCATGCTCTCAACAGCCGCCAATGCTTGCCGATAGTCAGCATCGCTCTTGATTAAGCGAGGGGTACGCCAAGGGAAATATGCTGCAGTCAGGTCAGAAGTAGCGGTCATTTTTCCAGTCATTCTTGTCGTATTCAGCGTGGGTAAAAACATATTTAATGAAGATTATTTGTCGCGTATATTGAATATCTACTATCAAGCGATATCTATTTCCTCGGATATTGAAGACAGTAAAGTTACCAACTGCTTCAGCGGAAGGGAACTGTGACTGCACATCAAGCAAATCAGTCCATCGCGCTTTAAGTGCTGCTTTGTACCAGCTATTGAGTGACTGCTTGGCATTAGCGTGCTTGTCGATAAACTGGCGCAGCCTGGATTTGCTGATTACACGCAACTGGGTATCTCTACACTGCACCTATCCTCTCACAATGAGAGCAACGCTGCAAGTTACTGCGCTAATCTCCTCCAAGGCTTTTTTGAGACGTTTGCATGTCTGTATCGTGTTGAAAGAACCAAAATGCTTTTACGGATCGTTGACTTCAATTCGTTTGC is from Synechococcus sp. PCC 7336 and encodes:
- a CDS encoding type II toxin-antitoxin system HigA family antitoxin; this translates as MTATSDLTAAYFPWRTPRLIKSDADYRQALAAVESMMSKDLSDSESELFDLLVNLIEQYEEINYPIDNADPHAMLQFFMEQRGCRQADLVGVIGSSGVVSEVIQGKREISKQQARSLGQLFSVDYTLFL
- a CDS encoding type II toxin-antitoxin system HigB family toxin, which translates into the protein MRVISKSRLRQFIDKHANAKQSLNSWYKAALKARWTDLLDVQSQFPSAEAVGNFTVFNIRGNRYRLIVDIQYTRQIIFIKYVFTHAEYDKNDWKNDRYF
- a CDS encoding sll0787 family AIR synthase-like protein; translation: MLAAVVEQVRQSFGLRQKQDIQWAARYLASTSRGIAMGDDCAAIADGDSYLLLAAEGLWPQFVSDEPWFAGWCGVMVNVSDIYAMGGTPIAVVDTLWCQSPAASAPLWEGLRAAANAYGVPIVGGHTNCHSPYDGLSVAILGRATHPISSFTARPGDCLMVAVDLQGQRFKRYPFWNAATQADPARLRSQLALLPQLAEMELCNSGKDISMGGVLGTALMLLEASRVGADLSMEAIPRPSDIPLSEWLHCFPSYGFLLSVSPPNAPTVRDLFLQQELSCEVVGTVAGDRQVCLHSGQQSALLWDFEREALTGFAGESCP
- a CDS encoding MSMEG_0567/Sll0786 family nitrogen starvation N-acetyltransferase — protein: MAQLSYTFELAQSPEHLRGYFNLRQSIFCDEQQLFSHSDIDRTDNIAYPIVALDRDWVAGDRVVGVVRIYEAEPRLWYGGRLGVHARFRRRGRIGQGLIQKAVTTANAWGCDRFLATVQWQNVRFFRRLHWTSLEEIALCGQRHHLMEADLNYYPLNPAPRMPQPLVLAEVS
- a CDS encoding MSMEG_0570 family nitrogen starvation response protein, translating into MPEMQFKVEWPDSEQEIYYSPSLVIKDYFSLMTDYSVDEFLERSRSALTIASDRVRAKYGFPCGRALGELRRIEGACDRCSDRANGTVRIIQFIE
- a CDS encoding MSMEG_0565 family glycosyltransferase, with translation MTPLRIALLTYSTQPRGGVIHAMELAEALYTLGHSVCLFALDKTGAGFPRPLNCEAVCVPAAPAPSDIGELVQWRIREYVDYFTKCDRPFDCYHAQDCLSANALVALRDRQIVPHVIRTVHHIDEFNSSYLRTCQDRSILEVDRCFCVSEYWQQQLRVHYGVEALQVANGVNLKRYSPQPSGRESALKQRLGMSQSPIFLTVGGIEPRKNSIRLLQAFARVLQQHPQAQLAIAGGATLFDYEAYRQEFFAEVERLKISVGQSLLLPGPIADADMADLYRCADVFVFPSLKEGWGLVALEAIASGLPAVTSNRPPFTEFLDRDRALLVDPESPEAIAEGMCRALDATVCQSLIQHSQAVVRHYSWATSAQLHLRHYRQVLSEFAKGVSHARNAI
- a CDS encoding MSMEG_0568 family radical SAM protein, with the protein product MNKQRLITELQSRGLNLCRDDLGVSGRKGGAGPSDHKAAIVDGTTVMVPVFTGTASQSPYSSRAIPQPQANRETPTATLTKAGEAIATVQFPPEPEFYSLTTADGIPYRKIALLHGRDVLATTVLQTCIRYGDRDTACQFCAIGESLASGQTIARKTPEQLAEVAEAAVRLDGVKHLVMTTGTPNGRDRGAAYLADCARAIKARVNLPIQAQCEPPDDFVWFERMKAAGIDSLGMHLEAVSAGVRARIMPGKAEVSVETYMEAFAAAVKVFGWGQVSTYLLAGLGDSLETLVETSDRLIALGVYPFVVPFVPISGTPLANHPAPKSDFMYSLYEAIGPKLQAAGMTSDSVKAGCAKCGACSALSTFES